A stretch of DNA from Paenibacillus albus:
TCGTAATTTCGCTCCGAATCGCCAAGTTGATCGGCAGCGACGATTCTTCCTCATGTAGCCCCGTGAAAATGGTACGTCCGCCTGTCGTACAAGCCATGACCGCTTGTTTGCGCGTCAGTCCTGCGCCAACGGCATCAATAGCGACGTTCACGCCTGTGCCGCCGGTCAGCCGCTTCACTTCCTCCAGCGTATCCACGCCCGCTGGGCAGATCGTATGCTTCGCGCCAAGTCTGCGCGCGATTGCCAAGCGGTCCTCGTTCATATCGACCGCGATAATTTCCTTCACGCCATACTGCAGCACAGCTTGCAGCGTGAGCAGGCCTATTGGCCCCATGCCGAGGATAAGCACTCGATCCGTCGGCTTCGCTGCCGCCAGCTCCGCGACGCGCACCGCGCATGCCGTCGGCTCCGCCATTGCTGCGGTCTGCAGCGTCATGCTGTCTGGCACTGGATAGACGAAAGAAGCCGGGATTTTCACATATTCCGCGTTGCTGCCCGGCAGCGCTGCCGAGAGCAGCTTGCGGGAGCCGCATAGCTGCTGTTTGCCCGTGAGGCACTTCTCGCATTGTCCGCAAGTGACAAGCGGATTCGCGGTCACGCGCTGGCCGAGCTGCCAAGCGCCGGACGCTTCCACGCGGCTTCCCATCGCGGCAATCGTGCCCGAGAACTCGTGGCCGAAGATCATCGGCGGCTTGCGCAGCGAGTTTTTGCCGAGATAGCCGCTCAGCTCGGAGCCGCAAATGCCGGAGAATGCGACGCGGATGACGACTTCGTCTTCGCCCGCGACAGGAGCGTCGACCTCACGGATATTCATCTCTTTCGGACCTTCATAGATTAGTGCCTGCATCTGCATTTGAGTTTGCATGGAATGCTGCTCCTCTCTGGATTAAAGAGGCGCTAGGCTAATAGCCCGCACCTCTCTCGGAATTAGAATGTAATCGACAGCCCGCCGTCGACCGGAATAACCGCACCGCACATATAAGACGCATCCACCGATGCCAGGAATGCAATGACGCCGGCCACTTCCTCCGGCTGCCCCTGACGCCTTTGGGCGATTTTGCCGCGGGCGACGTAGATATCTTGGAACCAATCCGTCTCGTGCTCCTTAACGCCATCAACGACCGACATCGGCGTTTCGATGAAGCCGAGTGCAACCGAATTGACGCGAATGCCTACGTTGATTAGCTCAAGTGCCGTATTGCGCGTTAGCTGGTCCATGGCTCCTTTTGCTGCGTTATAGCTTGAGGACTCTTCCAGAGCACGACTGCTGTTAATAGAGGAAACGTTGATAATTGCGCCTTTCGTGCCTTGGGAAGCCATAAGCCTTGCAGCCGCTTGCGTACAAAGGAATGTGCCATTCACGATAATGTCGAACACCTTGCGCCAATCCTTCATGTTGGCACCGAGGAACTGCATCGGCTCAAACGTTGCCGCATTGTTCACGAGAATATCGAGCCTGCCATAGGTCTCCTCAATCTGCGCGAACATTGCCGCAACGGATTGCTCGTCCGATACATCGCCAGCGATGAACTGCGCCTTGAAGCCTTGCGCTCGCAGCGCGGCTTCCGCCTGATGCCCGACATCGGCGCGGCGTCCCGTGATGATGACCGCGGCTCCTTCTGAGGCCAGTCTTGCTGCCGTCGCATAGCCAACCCCAGTAGCGCCGCCTGTAATGAAGGCGACTTTCCCTTCGAAACGATTCATATGTGCAGCGCCTCCTTAGCTAGAGATCTGTCCGAGGGTTACTTTGTGCATTTCCACTGAATAATGACTGGATATTCCTCTAAACTTCGACTGCGTTCGTCGGACAGACTCCTAGTTGACGCGATATTTGTTTACGATCGCTTCGTCGACGGTGATGCCAAGACCCGGACGGTCTGGGACATGAACATATCCGTCCTTGAACGTGATCTTCTCCGATACGAGCTCGCGCGCCAGCGGTGAAGTCGAAGCCGTATGCTCGATCATAAAGCCGTTCGGAATCGATGCTGCAAAATGCGTGCTTGCCGCAACGAGGATGCCTGTCTTGAACGCATGCGGCACCACCAGCTTATGACGCTCATGCGCCATATATGCGATCCGTTTCCCTTCGGTCAGACCGCCGCAGCGGCCAAGGTCCGGCTGCACGATGTCGTGCCCGCCCTCTTCAATCAGACGGCGGAATGCGGTTACGCCGCTCTCCTGCTCGCCGCCTGCAACGCGAAGTGATGTCCGTCTCGACAGCTCCTGGTAGTCAGCCAGATTCTCCGGGTGAAGCGGCTCCTCCAGCCAAAATACCCCGTACTTCTCGTACACTTCTGCCATACGAAGCGCACCTTTTAAATCCCATACAAGACCGCCGTCAATCATAATATCGATATCCGGACCAACCGTCTCGCGGATTGCGCGAACCTGCTGCTCGTCGAACTTCGCGTCGCGTCCGATCGGGCCCCAGCCGAACTTCATCGCTTTGTAGCCTTCTTCCGCGAACTGTCCTGCAAGGCTGACCGCTTCTTCAATCGTATCTGGCATAAGCGAGCTTGCGTAAGCCTTAAGCTTGGAACGATACGTACCGCCGAGCATCTCGGATACGGGACGGCCTGCTTTCTTGCCGGCAATATCCCAAAGCGCCATGTCGATCCCGCTCATCGCGTGCATAGCAGGACCTCCGCGACCGAAGTAGATGGTGCCACGGTACATTTTGTCCCAGAGGCGGTCGATCTCGAGTGGATTCTCGCCGATCAACAGCGAACGAAGCCCTGTCGCAATGGAATGGGATGGGGGAGCGTCGATGCATGCTTTTGCCACGAGTGGAACGGAGTCAACCTCGCCGTAGCCGATAATACCCTCATCCGTATGAATGCGGATCATAAGCGTGTCTTGAGTGCCGTCGCAGCGTTCAGCATCAAGGTCGGGAATACGCAGGTAAATGGATTCAACTTCAGTAATCTTCATTAAAATCCTCCATTCGCAGATAGATGTAGGCCGGTATTTAGATATAGGAGTACAGTAAAACGCTTTCACTAGTTGCGTTAATTGTAATTCCGAATTTCGCATATTGTCAACAATATTTATCTTTGTTGTAATTTGCTGATTGTTGACAAAGTACAATTTGGTGCATTTCGCAGCGATTCGGGGTATACTGAGTTTATTAATGGTAAGCGTTTACTGTACGTGCAGCGCTACCGTCCCTAGTCTCTAAGTTGCCGAAGGAGCTACTAATCATGTCCGAATTTACATTTAAGCAGCAAGCCAACACGTCGCTTCGCGAGAAAGTGACGAATGATCTGCGAGAAGCGATTCTAAACGGTCATCTTCTCCCTGGCGCACGCATTAAAGAGATGGACATCGCCGAGCAAATGGGCGTCAGCCGCGGGCCGATTCGTGAGGCGATCCGCCAGCTGGAGCGCGAGGGTCTACTGCTGTCGTATCCTTATAAGGAAACCGTCGTAGCCGACCTGGACGCGGATGAGGTGCAGAACATTCTCATGCCGATTCGCTTCCACATCGAGTGGTTCGTTGTGAAGCGGTATCTGGGCAAGCTCGATGAAAGCTTCTTCGCGAAGCAGCAAGTCATCATCGACGAGATGCGCGCAGCCGTCGAGAATGGCGAGAAAAGCCGTCTGGTCGACCTCGACATCCTGTTCCACCAGTCGATTCTGGAGCTGGCGACCGAGCGAACCGTCATGCTGACGTGGCAGAGCATCGTCAACCAAATCCGCCTCCACTTCACGAAGAACATCTCGTTCTACAACCTCGACAATATGGAGCGAGATCACCAAGAGCTGATGGATGCGTTCCTCACCAAGGACCTGGATCTCATCCAGCAGGCTATTCTTAAGCATCTGGACAGCGACGATAATTTGCTGTGCTTCACGAAGTAGGGAGCGGCGGCCGGGTGGAGCCGGGCGGCAAGGCGCGCGGGCGATAGGGCTGACTGCGCGCAGGCTGCAAGGCACAGGGCAGTGTGCATGCTAGGCGCTGAGTTGTGTGCCTGCGGGCGCTGAACTGAGAGCGCGCGGACGCTAGGGCCGAGTGCATGCGGATGCTGAGCTGAGAGAGCATATTTGCTCTCTCGGTTCTTTTTTGGCCGTTTTGGCACGTGAGAGAGCGTATTCGCTCTCTCACGTGCTCTCCGGCGGGGTTTACCGCCGATTTCCCTGCTGAGAGAGCATAATTGCTCTCTCAGCTCTTTTTTTGGCCGTTTTGGCTCGTGAGAGAGCATATTTGCTCTCTCACGTTCCCTCCGGCGGGGTTTACCGCAGGATTATCTGCTCTGACTCTGCCATCGGATCGTCTTTTAACCCCGGCACTGAACGCACCGTCCCCCTTCTCCCACGCCAATAGCGGCTTTTCCCTCTCTCGGGTAACTTTTTTAACAATTAGTGGGACGAGAGAGGCTTTTGCCTCTCTCAGTCCCTCAATCATGCCGTTTCCTTCAAATTCTTGCTCTGAGAGAGGCTTTTCCCGCTCTCGGAGGACCATACCCACCCTTTCATGCGCTGAGAGAGGCTTTTGCCTCTCTCAGCGAAATTGCTGCCAATTGTAGCTACTTGGTACCCTGAGCGTCCGAAAACGCGACTCTCCATTCAGAAACGTCCTCGGTTCTGCTACGAGAGTTCGTAAATGCGACTCTCAGCGCATAAACCCCACTCAGAATGATGGTTTGGTACCCTGAGCGTCCGAGAATACGACTCTCCATTCAGAAACGTCCGCGGTTCTGCTACGAGAGTTCGTAAATGCGACTCTCAGCGCTCAAGCAAACTGGATGGCCATTCCCTCCCATTCCCCCGTCCCCACCATTTCCCTGGTCCCCCGCCTTTCCTTTGCTCCACCTTTCCACTTCCCCGTCTAACCAGCCCTGCCTCACGGACATAATGCTCCTATCACTACCACGAGGAGGCATGCCGGATCATGCGAATTCTCACACTTCTCACAGTCATAGCAGTTGTTGCGCTAGGCGCGGATTATTACCTTTCTAACAACTGGATGCTGCGAACTTATCCCGCCAATGGCACCGTTAACGTGCCAATGGATGCTCAGATTACGGCGAACTGGAAAGGAAATCGAGGCAATAACCTCGGGATGGCACTGCACTACGCCGATGCTCCGCAAGACTATATCTACGGCACCGTTGCAGGATCGGAACACGGGCTATCTTTTCAGCCAGATCATAATCTCGATCCAGGGCGGCACATTGTCGTCAACGTGGATGCCGGCAGAAGACATTACCAGTTCACTTTTACAACAATTCGAGAGCCTTAACTTAGGAGCTAGCTGGACATCCAGCTGGCTTCTTCCTTTTCTTTTAAATTCATAATAGATCTGCAAGTAAAACTAACATTAATCTAACTTTTCACAACTTGTTTTTCTATAATTTTCTAAATATTTTAAGCGATATTTATTCAAGGCAATGTGATTTTCATACTCGCGAGCCAATAATCAATCAATGAAAGAAGTGAAATGAATTGAAACGCAATCTATTCACGCTTACTTTGCGGAATAAGCTCATTATTGCATTTACAGTCATATTGCTCGTGCCGAGCCTTACAATTGGCTGGTTCTCCTACCAGACCGCCAAATCTCAAATCGAGAGTCGGATGAACATGACGGTCACCGAAAATGTACGCGTCCTCGACGAGATGCTGACCGGCTACATCCAGCCTATCACCACGGATGTTGATTACTTATCGCAAACTTTTAAGCTGGACGCCGGCCAGCCGACAGCAGCAGCTGATCTGCAGACGTTAATCGCTGCGTTCCAAAAGGTACACACGCAAGTGGATACCGCCTACCTCGGAACGAGCAAGGGTGAGATGCTGCTCAGCCCACAGCAGGAGCTTCCGGCGGATTTTGACCCGCGCACTCGTCCTTGGTATGAAAGTGCAATGAAGGCTAATGGCCAAATCGTCATCACGGAGCCTTACATCAACGCAACGGATGGAAAAGTCGTCGTGACGATCGCCAAGTCAACTCCGAACGGAGCAGGCGTGGTCGGCGTCGACCTGAATCTTGAAGCGCTGAGTACGCAAATTGAAAGTGTCAAAATCGGTAAGGAAGGTTATGCCTCCATCGCCGATAACTCCAAGACATTCCTAATTCACCCGCATCAGCAGCCAGGAACAAAAGTGCCTGATGAAATCGCGGGGCCGATGTATGCGGAACAGACGGCGTTCTTTACCTTTGATGAAAAGAGCAGCAAAATGCGCGAGTCCGTGACGACGAATAAGCTGACAGGCTGGAAGCTTGCCGGTACGTTCAGTGTGAATGAGATCGACAAGGATGCTTCGAAGATTTTGAACCAGACGATGCTTGTTGTAGTGATTTGCCTCCTTGTAGGTACAGCGCTCATCTATATCATCATTCGTGCGATTGTCCGTCCAATTCGCGCACTCATCCATGTGTCGGAGCAGGTCAGCAACGGTGATCTGACCGTATCGCTTGATGTATCCGGTGCGAAGAAAGACGAAATTACGAAGCTTAGCACAAGCTTCAATACGATGATTGTGTCGTTGAAGACGCTGCTGGCCGAAGTGAATGAGACATCCCATCAGCTTGCTGCCTCCTCGGAGCAGCTCTCCGCCAGCTCGGACCAAACTTCAATGGCCACCCAGTTTATCGCTGAGAATATCCAGCAAATGGCGTCTGGCTCCGAGAAACAAGTGGAAAGCGTTAGAATCGGCTCTACGTCTGTCGGCGAAATGTCCAGAGGCGTCGAAGAAATCGCCGCTAACGCGCAGTTGGTCACCGAGGTTGCGGTACAAACCTCTCATATCTCTGCGGAAGGCAATGCTGCAATTGAGACGGCGATTACACAGATGCAGTCTATTGAGCGGACGTTTGAAGAGTTGTCGCAAGTCATCACGGGGCTTACGCAGCAGTCCGCTGAGATCGGCCAAATGGTTAACATGATTCAAGATATTTCGACGCAGACGAACCTGTTGTCCTTGAACGCATCTATTGAAGCAGCGCGAGCAGGCGAGCATGGCAGAGGCTTTGCCGTTGTTGCGCAAGAGGTGAAGAAGCTGGCGGAGCAAACGGCTGTGTCATCGAAGAGCGTCATTGAGCTTGTCGAATCCATGCAAGGCGGCACAGAGCGCGCCGTTCATTCGATGAATGCAACGAGCGTCGAGGTTACGGCCGGTATCGCGGTTATAAGCCGGGCTGGTGCGCTGTTCAAGCAAATTCAAGGCTCTGTTCTTGAGGTTGAGGCGCAAATTAAGGAAGTATCTCAAGTGTCGCAGCGGATTTCGAGTGATGGCCATGAGACCGTTACGGCGATCAATTCGATCTCCGGCATCGCCCAAGAATCTGCTCTCGCTACGCAAAATGTATCCGCCGCCGCACAGCAGCAGCTCGCATCCATGGAGGAAATCGCCGCATCGGCAGCCTTCCTCACGAAGATGGCAGAGGATCTACAGCTGCGCGTGGAACGGTTTAAGCTATAAGTTGGTTGGGAGGATTAGTTGGCAGGCTTCGCACCTTTGAGTGCGGGGCCTTTTTGCTGTTTATTGGTTTGGGAAGCGGCCCAGCGTCGAATTCGGCTGCTGGGCGGAGCTGAGAGTGCATAAATTGTACTCTCAGCTCACAAATCAGCCAGTTTTACTTCTGAGCGTGCAGATTCAGCACTCTCAGATTAGGAAGCGGTCGAATTCGGCTGCTGAGCGGAGCTGAGAGCGCGTAAATTGTACTCTCAGCGCACAAATCAGCCGTTTGTATCTCTGAGCGTGCAGATTCAGCACTCTCAGATTAGGAAGCGGTCGAATTCAGCCATTGTAGCTACTCAGCTAAACATCTATGGCTGAGCTAAGTTGAGTTCACCCTAATAGGGCTCCTCCGTGCCCCACCTAAATCGCCCTCCTCACACCAACCAACCAAAAAAAGGCGCTCCCATCGACGAGAGCACCTTCCCTCTTAAATCAGCGCCTTCAGCGGCAGCTCCGGCAGGTCCTTCGTACGCTCGGCGTAGTCGCCGCAGAGGGCGTCGACCTGCTCGAGATGAACCCTCCGCTCAGGCCCTGCGCTGCGCAGCATAGCCGAACCGTAATAGTGCTCGCGCTTAAAGTGCGCATGCAGCAAAATATACGCGCGCAGCTCATCCAGCGCATCTTCACCAAACCGCTCGCACAAATTCAGCGTGAACATGCGCCGATGCGTGCTGCCGCCGAACGAAGCGTGGAACAAGTTATGGTCGAACACGAGCACGTCGCCTGGCACGACATCGAGCGCCACAGCAGGCACATCCGGTCCCGCAACATGAAGAGCCGTCTGCGATTGGCTCACCCGCTTCACATCAACGCCGAACTTGTCGTCTAGCCGGTGACTGCCCGGAATAACACGGAGTGCGCCACTGGATCCGTCCAGCGCGTCGAGATAAAGCGCGATCTTCACATGTCTGCGCGCACGATTCTCGCCGTCACGGTGCCAGCCGGTATCACCTGTGTAGTAGTTGCCATCGCTGCCCATGTAGTTGAAATCGTCGCCGAGCAGCGACTTCGCAATGCCCGCAATCCGAGGGTCATCGACGAGACTGCACAGCTTCTCGCGCTGATCGGCGAACGGCACGATCATCGTTCTTTTCGAACCGTCGTGCTTCTCTTCGAGCATCGGGAATACCGCTTCGAACTCTTCTGTAATCCACGTGATGTCCGCCTTTAGCAGGCCTGATAGTTTAATAAACCCAAAGGTGTCAAAGAACGCAAGCTGCTCTTTCGTAAGCTCCATCCATCCCACTCCCTCTCATCACATTGCTACAATCACACTATGAACCAAGCAGTGCTTTTAAGCCCTCAGCAGGCGCCGCCACCGGAAAATATTCCAGTCCCATATAGCCCTCATACCCTGCCGCATCAATCGCTTCAAAGATCCTGTCGTAGTGCAGCTCTCCTGTGCTCAACTCATGTCGCCCCGGATTGCCCGCCGCATGGAAATGTCCAATCAGCTCAAGATTCGGAATGATATTGGCCAGCACGTTACCCTCCATGATCTGCTGATGATAGATATCGAACACCAGCTTCACATTCGGACTGCCGACCTCGCGGATAATATGGAACGCTTCTTCCGAGGAATACAAATAATAGCCTTTATGATCAACAAGCGTATTCAGCGGCTCAAGCACAAGCGTAACGCCTGCTTCCTCAAGAAGAGGCGCAGCAATCTTCAAGCCTTCAATCATCGAACGCTGCTGCTCCTCGCGCGGCACGGAGGCCAGCTCTGCACCCGCTTGGGCAATCAGCACCTTGCAGCCAAGCTGCCCTGCGACCGCAATGGATTCACGGAGTCCCGCCACAAAAGCATCCCGCTTCGACGCATCCACCAAGCTTTCCATCTTCGTGCATACCGATGCGATGCCAAGACCAAGCTCTCGAGCGGTACGAGCGATTTTCTCCACATCCCTATCCCACCAGCTCCAGAACTCAATCGTGTCGTAACCGATCTCGCGAATCTCGTCCATGCTTGCATAGAAATCCTTGCCGCTATAGACGGCATCAATGCATACCGATAATTTCACTTGTTACCCTACTCTCTATATGTAATCGCAACCCAGTCCGATGACAGCGCTTGCAATAAGATGCTTACGGGTATACAAAAACTGAGCGCCGGCAAGCCCGCCGCAAACGCCCAGTTTCATTCTAATCTTCTTTATTGCAATTACTCGCCTGCAACCTGATACGTTTCCTTCAGCGTCTGCAGCCCTTTCGCCGCTGTTTCCAGCGCGGTCTGCGAGCCGAAGTCCGCAATGAACAGCTCTACAGAGAGGTAACCACGGTAGCCTGCCGCGTAGAGCGTCTCGGCTATTTCCTTCGAAGGCGCGATGCCTTCGCCTGGGAATACCCGCTCCGCATCCGTAATCGTCTCGCGGCTCGGCGAAGCCGGGTAGTCATTGGCATGCATAATGCCAATTTGGCTGCCCTGCAGCCCCTTCAAATCTTCTACCGTGCTGCCGCCTGTGTACATATGGAACGGATCAAGCAGCACCTGTGCATCCGTTAACTCCGATGCACGGATAACTTCAAGCGCTTGATCAACGCGCGACAACTGACTCGCGCGACCCCAGAACTCGAGATAGACGTCGATGCCGATCTCGCGGCCAAGCGCCGACAATCTTGCGAAGTGACGGCCCATATCGGTTAAGCTGACGTTTGCCACATCGCCAAATGGAGGCGCCGCAGCAGCAACGCAGCCAAGATCAGCCAGCATACGAAGCTCGCGCTCCGCTTGTACGAAAGCTTCCTCCCGGATTGCGTCGTCCTGATCCGCCCATTTGAAGAAAGCGATGGCGTTCACGAACGCAACGCTATGCTTCGCTAACGCTTCGCGAATTTCAGCAGCAGTACCGCCACCTTCGATATAGCTCTCTATGCCGGAAACCCATAGCTCGATTCCTTCATAGCCAGCTTCTCCAGCAATGGCGATTTGCTCGATTACATTCAATTTAT
This window harbors:
- a CDS encoding sugar phosphate isomerase/epimerase family protein — its product is MFPFRSSLNASTLFPYKLNVIEQIAIAGEAGYEGIELWVSGIESYIEGGGTAAEIREALAKHSVAFVNAIAFFKWADQDDAIREEAFVQAERELRMLADLGCVAAAAPPFGDVANVSLTDMGRHFARLSALGREIGIDVYLEFWGRASQLSRVDQALEVIRASELTDAQVLLDPFHMYTGGSTVEDLKGLQGSQIGIMHANDYPASPSRETITDAERVFPGEGIAPSKEIAETLYAAGYRGYLSVELFIADFGSQTALETAAKGLQTLKETYQVAGE
- a CDS encoding SDR family NAD(P)-dependent oxidoreductase; translation: MNRFEGKVAFITGGATGVGYATAARLASEGAAVIITGRRADVGHQAEAALRAQGFKAQFIAGDVSDEQSVAAMFAQIEETYGRLDILVNNAATFEPMQFLGANMKDWRKVFDIIVNGTFLCTQAAARLMASQGTKGAIINVSSINSSRALEESSSYNAAKGAMDQLTRNTALELINVGIRVNSVALGFIETPMSVVDGVKEHETDWFQDIYVARGKIAQRRQGQPEEVAGVIAFLASVDASYMCGAVIPVDGGLSITF
- a CDS encoding Ig-like domain-containing protein is translated as MRILTLLTVIAVVALGADYYLSNNWMLRTYPANGTVNVPMDAQITANWKGNRGNNLGMALHYADAPQDYIYGTVAGSEHGLSFQPDHNLDPGRHIVVNVDAGRRHYQFTFTTIREP
- a CDS encoding phytanoyl-CoA dioxygenase family protein — translated: MELTKEQLAFFDTFGFIKLSGLLKADITWITEEFEAVFPMLEEKHDGSKRTMIVPFADQREKLCSLVDDPRIAGIAKSLLGDDFNYMGSDGNYYTGDTGWHRDGENRARRHVKIALYLDALDGSSGALRVIPGSHRLDDKFGVDVKRVSQSQTALHVAGPDVPAVALDVVPGDVLVFDHNLFHASFGGSTHRRMFTLNLCERFGEDALDELRAYILLHAHFKREHYYGSAMLRSAGPERRVHLEQVDALCGDYAERTKDLPELPLKALI
- a CDS encoding mandelate racemase/muconate lactonizing enzyme family protein gives rise to the protein MKITEVESIYLRIPDLDAERCDGTQDTLMIRIHTDEGIIGYGEVDSVPLVAKACIDAPPSHSIATGLRSLLIGENPLEIDRLWDKMYRGTIYFGRGGPAMHAMSGIDMALWDIAGKKAGRPVSEMLGGTYRSKLKAYASSLMPDTIEEAVSLAGQFAEEGYKAMKFGWGPIGRDAKFDEQQVRAIRETVGPDIDIMIDGGLVWDLKGALRMAEVYEKYGVFWLEEPLHPENLADYQELSRRTSLRVAGGEQESGVTAFRRLIEEGGHDIVQPDLGRCGGLTEGKRIAYMAHERHKLVVPHAFKTGILVAASTHFAASIPNGFMIEHTASTSPLARELVSEKITFKDGYVHVPDRPGLGITVDEAIVNKYRVN
- a CDS encoding methyl-accepting chemotaxis protein is translated as MKRNLFTLTLRNKLIIAFTVILLVPSLTIGWFSYQTAKSQIESRMNMTVTENVRVLDEMLTGYIQPITTDVDYLSQTFKLDAGQPTAAADLQTLIAAFQKVHTQVDTAYLGTSKGEMLLSPQQELPADFDPRTRPWYESAMKANGQIVITEPYINATDGKVVVTIAKSTPNGAGVVGVDLNLEALSTQIESVKIGKEGYASIADNSKTFLIHPHQQPGTKVPDEIAGPMYAEQTAFFTFDEKSSKMRESVTTNKLTGWKLAGTFSVNEIDKDASKILNQTMLVVVICLLVGTALIYIIIRAIVRPIRALIHVSEQVSNGDLTVSLDVSGAKKDEITKLSTSFNTMIVSLKTLLAEVNETSHQLAASSEQLSASSDQTSMATQFIAENIQQMASGSEKQVESVRIGSTSVGEMSRGVEEIAANAQLVTEVAVQTSHISAEGNAAIETAITQMQSIERTFEELSQVITGLTQQSAEIGQMVNMIQDISTQTNLLSLNASIEAARAGEHGRGFAVVAQEVKKLAEQTAVSSKSVIELVESMQGGTERAVHSMNATSVEVTAGIAVISRAGALFKQIQGSVLEVEAQIKEVSQVSQRISSDGHETVTAINSISGIAQESALATQNVSAAAQQQLASMEEIAASAAFLTKMAEDLQLRVERFKL
- a CDS encoding GntR family transcriptional regulator, whose amino-acid sequence is MSEFTFKQQANTSLREKVTNDLREAILNGHLLPGARIKEMDIAEQMGVSRGPIREAIRQLEREGLLLSYPYKETVVADLDADEVQNILMPIRFHIEWFVVKRYLGKLDESFFAKQQVIIDEMRAAVENGEKSRLVDLDILFHQSILELATERTVMLTWQSIVNQIRLHFTKNISFYNLDNMERDHQELMDAFLTKDLDLIQQAILKHLDSDDNLLCFTK
- a CDS encoding zinc-dependent alcohol dehydrogenase, which encodes MQTQMQMQALIYEGPKEMNIREVDAPVAGEDEVVIRVAFSGICGSELSGYLGKNSLRKPPMIFGHEFSGTIAAMGSRVEASGAWQLGQRVTANPLVTCGQCEKCLTGKQQLCGSRKLLSAALPGSNAEYVKIPASFVYPVPDSMTLQTAAMAEPTACAVRVAELAAAKPTDRVLILGMGPIGLLTLQAVLQYGVKEIIAVDMNEDRLAIARRLGAKHTICPAGVDTLEEVKRLTGGTGVNVAIDAVGAGLTRKQAVMACTTGGRTIFTGLHEEESSLPINLAIRSEITMTGSFAYSRVNFRTALQWLEEGRIGLSEGVIEAPLSEGAKWFETLLGSPGNVSKVLLIPGGEA
- a CDS encoding hydroxypyruvate isomerase family protein; translation: MKLSVCIDAVYSGKDFYASMDEIREIGYDTIEFWSWWDRDVEKIARTARELGLGIASVCTKMESLVDASKRDAFVAGLRESIAVAGQLGCKVLIAQAGAELASVPREEQQRSMIEGLKIAAPLLEEAGVTLVLEPLNTLVDHKGYYLYSSEEAFHIIREVGSPNVKLVFDIYHQQIMEGNVLANIIPNLELIGHFHAAGNPGRHELSTGELHYDRIFEAIDAAGYEGYMGLEYFPVAAPAEGLKALLGS